The proteins below come from a single Papaver somniferum cultivar HN1 chromosome 11, ASM357369v1, whole genome shotgun sequence genomic window:
- the LOC113324700 gene encoding epidermis-specific secreted glycoprotein EP1-like, whose amino-acid sequence MYSSIFLFFTVIFFSSSFVAESIVPSSKTFKFINQGDFGKDMVEYDAHYRALSLFNSPFQLCFYNKTPNAFTLALRMGLVGSQSIFRWVWNANRGNPVRENATLTFSTDGNLVLADADGQIAWQTGTANKGVVGLNLLSNGNTVLYDKHGKFIWRSFEHPSDTLLVGQSLRPNGPNRIISHSSDVDVSEGPYSLVLEKHRLNLYLKSNNLKKPLLYYTSDWFGTSQGRMTQVLFNTAPESEQAYAYELYIEPFFV is encoded by the coding sequence ATGTATTCCTCTATTTTCTTGTTCTTTACGGTCATCTTCTTTTCATCATCTTTTGTTGCCGAGTCCATTGTACCTTCTTCAAAGACCTTCAAATTCATAAATCAAGGAGATTTTGGCAAGGACATGGTCGAGTATGATGCCCATTACCGTGCTCTCTCTTTGTTCAACTCTCCTTTCCAACTTTGCTTCTATAACAAAACTCCTAATGCATTCACTCTTGCATTGAGAATGGGTTTGGTAGGATCCCAGTCCATCTTCAGATGGGTTTGGAATGCCAACCGTGGGAATCCAGTGCGCGAAAATGCCACCTTGACGTTCAGTACGGATGGTAACCTTGTATTGGCCGATGCTGATGGTCAGATTGCCTGGCAGACCGGTACAGCTAATAAAGGTGTCGTGGGTCTTAATCTTTTATCAAACGGAAATACTGTGCTTTATGATAAGCATGGAAAATTCATATGGCGGAGTTTTGAGCATCCCAGCGATACTCTTTTGGTTGGTCAGAGTTTACGTCCAAATGGTCCGAATCGGATCATTAGCCATTCTTCTGATGTCGACGTATCTGAGGGTCCTTATAGTTTGGTTCTAGAAAAGCACAGACTGAATTTATATCTCAAAAGTAATAACCTTAAGAAGCCATTACTTTATTACACATCTGATTGGTTTGGAACTAGTCAAGGTCGAATGACGCAAGTCTTGTTCAACACAGCACCAGAATCAGAACAAGCTTATGCATATGAGCTTTATATCGAACCATTCTTCGTCTAG